Genomic window (Daucus carota subsp. sativus chromosome 5, DH1 v3.0, whole genome shotgun sequence):
aatttgtaacccaaaccaatttgtagtacttcggtttggttcggtttggatTGGTTCGGTTgagttaataaatattataaactgtTGCTCAACTCTTTACTCCCCTATGCATACCAATATAATCACATCAGACTACTCGGTAAAACTGAAACATGtaacttaaatattttataataaattttctgagATAGGTTAAGAAACTTCACCTTCGGAAAcattgtagaagatataccattTTGTGAACAATAATCATATACTTGTAACACTAATCACTAATTTAGACAacatgatatatttaaaatatattcgaaGTGCTGggctatgcatatatatatatatatatatatatatatatatataatatttaaaatattttattttttattcgggTTGGTTTGGTTCGGCCTAAAAATATTCAAACCCGTAACCAACCCATTTAAGTcgggtttatatttttttaaaccaaatacATATTGGGTTAAAAAAATTCGGGTTGGTTCGGTCGAAAAGTGATCGGTTCGGGTTGGTTTGGTCGGTTTTACtgaaccgtgtacacccctaacTGTCAGTGTCATTCGACTTAACTGTGCTGTAGTCTGTAGATTGGGTAGTTCTGATTTTGTgtgtaaatttgtttaaaaagttGCCTACATGTTTTTCTTTCAAGTGGTATTGTCATATTTACGTAGGGAAGTAGATTAATCCTTAGGGTTCTTCTCGTTACGACTTACATACATGAATCGCAGGAACTTTAAACATATCATCACAAATAGACTACATACAAAATAGGTcgtcttctttttttcttttctttttatctgGAAGAATCCATTCATTGTGATTTAATGCACTTTCTTATTGTTGTGATGTAATTGTAGAAGTGTATGTTTACTTACCCTGATCTGTTAGTTAAGTGATTATTGGGAAAACAAAACACCTTTTAGGTTTTCCTTATATTAAATTCCAACCATCCATTAAAAAAGAGATAGAAGTATGGATATATTTGGTAAACAACTCTTTATCGTGTAATTATCTCATACATTATAGGATTCATAGTTATACCACATTCGATAATTTACACTTCTGACCTAATTCAACTTCAATTTAAATGATTTCAAGTACCTTGGCTGGAAGTAAGTTTGTTAGCAAGTTACTGGTCCCCACACTTTGGCATTTAAAGTATATGATCATTAAGATCCTGCGCTAGGTTGACAATTCCATTCCAATATGGCTTGTTAACAAGCGATCTACTCATCATATTACATTAATTTGCATCTGTGACTTGTACTTAAATAATTAAACGGTTTGCCATTTTTAGTTGTTAATGTAGATATAGCAaactttttgaatattttttcttGCAAGTTCTGAATTGGTCACTGCTGATTGTTGTAACACAGGTTGTAGAGGTCTCCACCTCTAAAACTGGTAAGCATGGACATGCCAAGTGCCACTTTGTGGCCATTGATATATTCAGTGGCAAGAAGCTTGATGATATTGTTCCTTCATCCCACAACTGTGATGTAAGTTGTTAATTATAAATGCTTTCATGTACACTTATTTCTTCCCGCAACATTCAAAATCGACTATGTTTCTAGTCCTGTCATCACATTTAGGTCTTAGCCCTGGTTCCATTGCTCTTTTATTAGCATTGAATTTTGTTACTTACAAATCATATGTATCTTACTTAGGTGCCTCATGTTACTCGCACTGACTATCAGCTACTTGACATCACCGACGATGATTTTGTAAGTAAAATATTCCTTATTTTCCCTGCACTATGATAATGGTGTTTGATTCTTATGGTTGGAATTTGGAACTAATTACATGGTTCGTGAATATAACAGGTGAGTCTCCTGACAGAAAATGGCAACACAAAAGATGACTTGAAGCTCCCCACTGATGACAATCTGTGGAAACAGGTGTAATATTTAATGAGAATCTAATTTCTACATTTCAGCCCATCGTTTGatcattattttgttgatttgtaGCATATCATTTAACATATATGTTTTTGTGTAGATTAAGGAGGGATATGAACAGGGTAAAGACTTGCTGGTGACTGTCCTGTCAGCAATGGGAGAGGAGCAAATTGTGGCAGTCAAGGACATGGGTGCTAAGTAGATATGAGTTGGCTACTCCTCTGGTGCTCATATGCTGTGGTTTCTTCAAAATTATCTAATTAAGGCTGTTTATGTGTTTTTACAAACTATTTCTATGTAGCTATATCATGTGAAGAACCCCGGTTTGAGACAATGTGTTTAAGGTTGTTTGtgtttttacaaaatatttaaagtaGCTGTATCTGAAGATCCCCCTGCTGTTGGAGGTGGTATGTTTTAATGTTTGGTTTATATAAGACGATTTCTTTTCGGGATTAAGTTTATGGGTTTTAATGTTTGGTTTATGTTTCATTTCACATGCCAGCTTATTCCCTCCGAAGCAaagataatacatatatatatggaagGGCGTTGGTCCCCAGCATGTCTATGCTTCCATTTGGAAGGGTGTAATTAGCTTATTAACTTATAGTCGTTGGACAATGATTATAACAAAACAACCAATGTCTAGGATTACAACAAAATTCTCTCGTGTTGAGCGTTTTATGCATTTTAGCCTCGTGTTGAGCGTTTTATGCATTTTAGCCGTCCAGTAGGTTTAAATTCTTGCATGTCCAACGTTTTTTCCATGAACATGTAAAAATATGCATTTTAGTTGTTTAGCATAAAGAATCGGCTAAACAAATAATTATCCATTTCAGTCGTCCAGTTAGAAGTGTTGGGATCCGCCTTTAATTTCTAAATAAGTAAAGGAAACTATCCGCCTTTAATTTCTAAATAAGTAAAGAATGTTTCCTGAATAAATTAAGAATGTTAATTTAAGAAGGTATCTTATTGTGATAATTGAGATAATCCTTGAAATGTTAATTGTGGAAGGAAGGTAAGAAAAgatgataattatataaataggaTTTCAAGTAAATTAGGATTAGAACACGTGTGGTGCTTATGATTATAGTTATTTGCAGGAGTTTTAAGTATCTTAAAAGTTAGAGTTGTGTGAGATATACATAAGAGAAGGTTCTCTGATCAAGTTGAGATTTTGTGAGATATACATAAGGGAAGGTTGAGATGTTTGTATACAAGAGTGTTGAGCGAGTGAACGACtccaatcttgtaatatatttatatttaatggaTTTGTGATTTTACAATTCCTTGATATGGAAGGGAATTTCCATGttaattgtttgtgtttttAACTTTCGTGCATGTAATTGTCTTTGATTAACATCAAGTTACAACAATGCGATCCTAACAAAAAAGAGATATTGAGCatgacaaaattttattataactcTAAACCTTTTGAATATATTATCCacgattataaatataataattacataTACCGTCCCCAACATACATGTTGGGACCAGCATAGAGCTTTCGATGGATCTAGTTTGGATCGGATCGATCTTAATTCATATCCTGACCCATTTATTTTTGCCGAATTCAAATTTGGAGTTGATCATATTCGGATTTTTCGGAACATGATCCAAATCCGGATCCGTAAGATAATGGATTTTCGAATCGGAATTCcgctttatttatatttaaaggaaaataattttattttaaaggtaatatgttgaaattatttttaataacgaTTCAAATAAATTGCGAATTTATATTTCTGAACGCCTTATAACATTTTCAGAATTTAATACATTCTGAAAACTTAAAACATCACAATAGCTTAAAAGAAACTTAATGTAAATAGTGGAAACAAGGAAAGAGACAGGTAAAGAGACTGTCCAGATGTGTTGCCTCTGCCTCTAATTTTTCATGATACATATgacatattaattaaatattatatatatctattatatatataagtcaaataggAATATTTATGGATCGGATTAT
Coding sequences:
- the LOC108222049 gene encoding eukaryotic translation initiation factor 5A-2; translated protein: MAEEFESKAESGASLTYPQQAGTVRKNAFLNINNRPCKVVEVSTSKTGKHGHAKCHFVAIDIFSGKKLDDIVPSSHNCDVPHVTRTDYQLLDITDDDFVSLLTENGNTKDDLKLPTDDNLWKQIKEGYEQGKDLLVTVLSAMGEEQIVAVKDMGAK